In a single window of the Myxococcaceae bacterium JPH2 genome:
- a CDS encoding YIP1 family protein translates to MVLSCPQCQSPFKPGALSCSACGVSLVLPASPESEAPVCAIHPELRGLGACSRCGSFACAQCLRANPSGAVLCVRCHERVPSGLLPWDRRAELGTLKAYGQTCLAMLMRPVATLENARPTGPILDSLLFMVFSVLLGTLSTGVVMVAFMAVLPSIPLDPSVNANAARSVWTIVSVFMLVGVPLFTLMLHVVNACLDHLILKLAGTTHPLAVTIRASALSQAPYIVGVIPFIGSYSAPVWAIGLRVVTYRKLHGVSWGSAAVGALAVPVLSCCLCGGSYAAALFAVGFMANRH, encoded by the coding sequence ATGGTCCTCTCCTGTCCCCAGTGTCAGTCCCCGTTCAAACCGGGGGCCTTGTCCTGTTCCGCGTGTGGCGTGTCGCTGGTGCTGCCCGCCTCGCCCGAGTCCGAGGCGCCTGTCTGTGCCATCCACCCGGAGCTGCGGGGACTGGGGGCGTGCTCGCGCTGTGGCTCCTTCGCGTGTGCCCAGTGTCTGCGCGCGAATCCGTCAGGTGCGGTGTTGTGCGTGCGGTGTCATGAGCGCGTGCCCTCGGGGCTGCTGCCGTGGGACCGCCGCGCCGAGCTGGGGACGCTGAAGGCCTATGGGCAGACGTGCCTGGCCATGCTGATGCGGCCCGTGGCGACGCTCGAGAACGCGCGGCCCACCGGCCCCATCTTGGACTCGCTCCTGTTCATGGTGTTCAGCGTGCTCTTGGGCACGCTCTCCACGGGAGTGGTCATGGTCGCGTTCATGGCGGTCTTGCCGTCAATCCCCTTGGACCCCTCCGTCAACGCGAACGCGGCGCGCAGCGTGTGGACGATCGTCTCGGTGTTCATGCTGGTGGGCGTGCCGCTGTTCACCCTGATGCTTCATGTCGTCAATGCGTGCCTGGACCACTTGATCTTGAAGCTCGCGGGGACGACGCATCCCCTGGCGGTGACGATACGGGCGAGCGCGCTCTCCCAGGCGCCCTACATCGTGGGCGTGATTCCCTTCATTGGCTCGTACTCGGCGCCTGTCTGGGCCATCGGGCTGCGCGTGGTGACGTACCGCAAGTTGCATGGGGTGAGCTGGGGCTCGGCCGCAGTGGGCGCGCTGGCCGTCCCTGTGCTGTCGTGCTGCCTCTGTGGTGGCAGCTATGCGGCCGCGCTGTTCGCGGTGGGGTTCATGGCGAACCGGCACTGA
- a CDS encoding LysR family transcriptional regulator encodes MLEWDDLRYFLAVHRHGSHAAAGRALRVAATTMGRRLTALESALGVKLLRRTPSGLVLTEAGQRLRGHAERVEAEVLASERELTGEDQRVAGQVRLTAGDGLATCVLAPRLTSLRARHPDLEVELHATTQVLDLSRREADVAVRVVRPREPSLIVRKLTPLSFGVYGSEAYFARRGRPTSVRALAQHEWVTPDATLAGTPHETWRRQHAPHGRVAVRASNTMVIMAACAAGHGLAMLSDLLASSDSRLVNVLPRAPGLPVREMWAVTHQDLRHNARVGAVLEWLAEVLAPPR; translated from the coding sequence ATGTTGGAATGGGATGACCTTCGGTACTTCCTCGCCGTGCACCGACACGGCAGCCACGCGGCGGCCGGGAGAGCGCTGCGCGTGGCCGCCACCACCATGGGGCGGCGCCTCACCGCGCTGGAGTCCGCGCTCGGGGTCAAGCTGCTGCGGCGCACGCCGAGTGGGCTCGTGCTCACCGAGGCCGGCCAGCGGCTCCGCGGGCACGCCGAGCGCGTGGAGGCGGAGGTGCTCGCGTCCGAGCGCGAGCTGACGGGCGAGGACCAGCGCGTGGCCGGACAGGTGCGCCTCACCGCGGGCGATGGCCTCGCGACCTGCGTGCTGGCCCCTCGGCTGACGTCCCTGCGCGCGCGACACCCGGACCTGGAGGTGGAGCTGCACGCGACCACCCAGGTGCTGGACCTCTCCCGGCGCGAGGCGGACGTGGCCGTGCGCGTCGTCCGCCCCCGGGAGCCCTCGCTCATCGTCCGGAAGCTCACGCCGCTCTCCTTCGGCGTCTATGGCAGCGAGGCGTACTTCGCGCGACGAGGCCGCCCCACCTCCGTGCGAGCGCTGGCGCAGCACGAGTGGGTGACCCCCGACGCCACGCTGGCGGGCACGCCGCACGAGACCTGGCGGCGGCAACACGCGCCACACGGTCGCGTCGCCGTGCGAGCCAGCAACACCATGGTGATCATGGCGGCCTGCGCGGCGGGCCATGGGCTCGCCATGCTCTCGGACCTGTTGGCGAGCAGCGACTCGCGGCTGGTGAACGTGCTGCCTCGCGCGCCGGGCCTGCCCGTCCGTGAGATGTGGGCCGTCACGCACCAGGACCTGCGCCACAACGCCCGCGTGGGCGCGGTCCTCGAGTGGCTGGCCGAGGTGCTCGCGCCGCCCCGCTGA
- a CDS encoding NAD(P)-dependent alcohol dehydrogenase gives MKTYELNAGVSWDALTLTERPLPEPGPHEVRLRMRAVSLNYRDLAILQGTYGNFARPLVPVSDGVGEVEAVGAQVRRFKRGDRVIPLYVPGWLRGRPTEEGMRRKLGGPQDGLLREYACVHEDEAVAAPAHLSDEEAATLPIAGVTAWHALFTEGRVAPGDVVVVQGTGGVSLYALQLARMAGASVVVTSRSPEKLERAVALGATHGVLTRGAPDWEARVLELTGGQGADHVVDVVGGESVERSIRAARMGGTVSLVGFLASRAVQFDLALALRKVVRLQAVSTGSREDLEALARALAEHRVHPVVDRVFPFAEVVAALRHLESGAQFGKVVVRIP, from the coding sequence ATGAAAACGTACGAGCTGAACGCCGGAGTGTCGTGGGATGCGTTGACGTTGACCGAGCGGCCCCTGCCGGAGCCGGGCCCTCATGAAGTCCGGCTGCGGATGCGAGCGGTGTCGCTGAACTACCGGGACCTGGCCATCCTCCAGGGCACCTACGGAAACTTCGCGCGCCCGTTGGTGCCTGTCTCGGATGGCGTGGGTGAGGTCGAGGCGGTGGGGGCCCAGGTGCGCCGCTTCAAGCGGGGGGACCGGGTGATTCCCCTGTACGTGCCCGGCTGGCTGCGCGGACGCCCGACGGAGGAAGGGATGCGCCGCAAGCTGGGCGGCCCGCAGGATGGCCTGCTGCGTGAGTACGCCTGCGTCCACGAGGACGAGGCGGTCGCCGCGCCGGCCCACCTGTCGGATGAAGAGGCGGCGACGCTGCCCATCGCGGGCGTGACGGCGTGGCATGCCCTGTTCACCGAAGGCCGCGTGGCTCCCGGAGACGTGGTGGTGGTGCAGGGCACGGGCGGCGTGTCGCTGTATGCCTTGCAGCTCGCGAGGATGGCGGGCGCGAGCGTCGTGGTGACGTCGCGCAGCCCGGAGAAGTTGGAGCGGGCCGTCGCGCTGGGGGCGACGCACGGCGTCCTCACGCGCGGCGCTCCGGACTGGGAGGCCCGTGTGCTGGAGCTCACCGGAGGCCAGGGCGCGGACCACGTGGTGGATGTGGTGGGCGGAGAGAGCGTCGAGCGCTCCATCCGGGCGGCTCGGATGGGCGGCACGGTGTCCCTGGTCGGCTTCCTCGCCAGCAGGGCGGTGCAGTTCGACCTGGCGCTGGCCCTGCGCAAGGTCGTGCGGCTCCAGGCCGTGTCGACTGGGAGTCGCGAGGACCTGGAGGCGCTCGCGCGGGCGCTCGCCGAGCACCGCGTGCACCCCGTGGTGGACCGCGTGTTTCCATTCGCGGAGGTGGTCGCGGCGCTCCGTCACCTGGAGAGCGGGGCGCAGTTTGGCAAGGTGGTCGTTCGCATCCCCTGA
- a CDS encoding PH domain-containing protein, whose protein sequence is MPLHPVPVASTPAPAPAGLRLPAVLRPHSSLFTYYVLSALLSGPALPLVLVYLYFRFHTLRYELDEEGLTMRWGILFRREVSLTYARLQDIHLTSNVVERWLGLGRVQLQTASGSSEAEVTIEGLREFEAMRDFLYGRMRGAKEHVPPASAPVALTDSARLAEALREVAAEVRALRAELDARARGGRDV, encoded by the coding sequence ATGCCCTTGCATCCCGTTCCTGTTGCTTCGACTCCCGCCCCCGCGCCCGCCGGTCTCAGACTTCCGGCGGTGCTTCGGCCCCACTCCAGCCTGTTCACGTACTACGTGCTCTCGGCGTTGCTCTCGGGGCCGGCGTTGCCCCTGGTCCTGGTGTACCTGTACTTCCGCTTCCACACCCTCCGCTACGAACTCGATGAAGAGGGGCTCACCATGCGGTGGGGCATCCTCTTCCGGCGCGAGGTGTCCCTCACCTACGCGCGCCTCCAAGACATCCACCTGACGAGCAACGTGGTGGAGCGCTGGCTGGGGCTGGGGCGCGTGCAACTCCAGACGGCGAGCGGCAGCTCCGAGGCGGAGGTGACCATCGAGGGGCTGCGCGAGTTCGAGGCGATGCGCGACTTTCTCTATGGACGCATGCGCGGCGCGAAGGAGCATGTGCCCCCCGCCTCGGCGCCCGTGGCGCTGACGGACAGCGCACGCCTCGCGGAGGCGCTGCGCGAGGTGGCCGCCGAGGTGCGGGCCTTGCGCGCGGAACTCGATGCTCGGGCTCGGGGAGGCCGCGATGTCTGA
- a CDS encoding PH domain-containing protein, giving the protein MSEAPRSWLMRTLKVPPTPQPPGGASGSLRIFRAARPFYFYKCFLWAARQLGALVGLCVGFIFVERVLPRLTYAPAAWGLRLVEGAVWVAYFAQVPVTLAVLRLDFELRWYMVTDRSLRVREGILHLREKTMTFANVQEVSISQGPLQRLLGIADVRVRSAGGGSRGPSHEAGATTESAHEAYFRGVSDAAAIRDVIRDRVRQYRDTGLGDLDAPAPVALAPRVEAVASPLEAAHALLTEVRGLRQSLTPPRG; this is encoded by the coding sequence ATGTCTGAGGCGCCACGCTCCTGGCTCATGCGGACGTTGAAGGTCCCGCCCACGCCGCAGCCTCCGGGCGGCGCGTCGGGCTCGCTGCGCATCTTCCGCGCGGCGCGCCCCTTCTACTTCTACAAATGCTTCCTCTGGGCCGCGCGTCAGCTCGGCGCGCTGGTGGGCCTGTGCGTGGGCTTCATCTTCGTGGAGAGGGTGTTGCCGCGCCTCACGTATGCGCCGGCGGCCTGGGGGCTGCGGCTGGTGGAGGGCGCCGTGTGGGTGGCCTACTTCGCCCAGGTCCCCGTCACCCTCGCGGTGCTGCGGCTCGACTTCGAGCTGCGCTGGTACATGGTGACCGACCGCAGCCTCCGCGTGCGAGAGGGAATCCTGCACCTGCGTGAGAAGACGATGACGTTCGCCAACGTCCAGGAGGTCTCCATCTCGCAAGGGCCGCTCCAGCGCCTGCTCGGCATCGCGGACGTGCGGGTGCGGTCCGCGGGCGGCGGTTCCCGAGGCCCCTCGCACGAAGCCGGGGCCACCACGGAGAGCGCGCACGAGGCCTACTTCCGAGGTGTCTCCGACGCGGCCGCCATTCGCGATGTCATCCGCGACCGGGTGCGCCAATACCGAGACACGGGACTCGGAGACCTCGATGCCCCGGCGCCCGTCGCGCTCGCGCCGCGGGTGGAAGCGGTCGCCAGCCCACTGGAGGCCGCCCACGCGCTGCTGACCGAGGTGCGAGGGCTCCGCCAATCCCTCACACCGCCCCGAGGCTGA